The Topomyia yanbarensis strain Yona2022 chromosome 3, ASM3024719v1, whole genome shotgun sequence nucleotide sequence aaggctccccgcaagcagttggcaacaaccccctggcaaccctataccatcatatggagtttgacagcgaccgacatatatggggcgttatagctataaagccccatacaaagaattatgttcggcactatgctcgatattcaagcattccacacgacgttttgcatcttgtgggatgatttaataatttaatttaatcgacattttgtaactaaatacagcttctaatcattcggttcaaaatcaatgttttgcctttcatggcagtgatgctggctgtacagagacgtcgtccttgacagggggctggttggcaacgaaggtcgtgtaaaagtgccccagtcacggttggcgttaagagcctcatcgctaccgaacagaaacagtcgccctgcgaaaaattcacagctatcagaaatcgagcgggcctaaattgtgacccaaaataaaccacaaaccaacaagttgttttcagaaccagccaattataaagtattattattataaatgaaattttccattgccttacaacctccctctccctttcctcccggcttgaataactatcaatcttgatgatgctgtgcggcgggggcactagtttttattatggtggaaaatttaggtttgcgcgtttttcccaaaagtttttagcTGTGTTGTTTTCaaagaagttgtagttgaattcaaaataaaatagtttatttttattgtcagagatgcaccttccaacgaaaactagtctggctcgcttggaatcgaattgtatggaccaaccactgctttcacaaaaactgttattttcagtaattgaacattctacatttttgtaaattgaatcattacactaacctgtctacaaatcacacaaataacttttttattttgtgccattcgacttgaaagcgacgatattgttcacaagtggctcacttaccatccaacgctcttggcaagccactttctgatgcttgtaataaaatttcaattcgattctttgtcgataaattgatggccctgaaaagggccttttctttgggcagtgttcgaaatttacttggtgccatcgaagacggcgtgcttggccaactcttctgacagcagcaaacggactgcggtttgaattttgcgggagatgctgcaaacaaactgctgcatgctgatgctgcaaacgaactgatcgtgaacagcagcatgctgagtttttatacctgactacagcacaatgtaagctcgtccttttttgtgttgtcctcaatatgtgttcttcgtagctccacccctttgttggtcgaccacatatttttgataaagaacaaaattgaaattgtgtttccaatacggaggttatcgaacactcagggtaaaaagagtaatgtaatacggcactttggtaaaatgtttgagaattgaaaccgtttttgaatgcgcctagtaaacacgaaactgtaaacaaacacacaaatgataactttttattttgtgtcattctacgtgaaatctactatattgttcacaagtagctcacttgccatcgaacgctcttggcaagctactttcggatgcttgtaataacaaaactttaattcgattctttgttgataaatggcccgtaccaaacataccgctcgtaagtccaccggaggaaagcctccccgcaagcagtaagcaacgaaggccgtgaaaaagtgccccagtcacggttggcgttaggaagcctcatcactactgaacagaaactgtcgccctgcgagaaattcacagctatcagcaatcgagcaggcctaaattgtgacccaatataaaccacaaaccaacaagttcttttcaggaccagccaattatattccagtaagatataaatgaaattttcgttttccattgccttacaacctctttcctcccggcttgaattactatcaatcttgatgatgcagtgcggctgggcacaggcagtttccattatagtggaaaatttaggtttgcgcgtttttcccaaaagttttttagctgtgctgttttcaaggaagttgtagttgaattcaaaataaaatagtttacttctattgtcagaggtggaccttccaacgaaaactagtctggctcgcttggaatcgaattgtacggaccaaccactgctttcacaaaatccgttatttcagtaattgtacattctacagaattagtcacaactatttccaatcagcgcaaaaatcgaaggttttcattcaatacaacagcagattttcacgtttgaaaaaaaaaaggcagcattctggccgaaaattttgaaacggagcacctatatcgaaacgttagaaaacgttcgatttttgtaaattgaatcattacactaaaatgtctataaatcacaaataacttttgattttgtgccattctcgtgaaagcgacggtattgttcacaagtggctcacttaccatccaacgctcttgacaagctgatgcttgtaataacaaaacttcaatttcattctttgtcgataaattgatggccctgaaaagggccttttctttgggcagtgttcgaaatttacttggtgctggtgtatatggtaacagttttggtgccatcgaagaccaacttttctgacagcagcaaacggacggcggtttgaattttgcgggagatgctgcaaacgaactgctgcatgctgatgctggaaacgaactgagcgtgagcaacagcatgctgagtttttatacctgactacagcacaatgtaagctcgtccttttttgtgttgtcctcaatatgtgttcttcgaagctccaccccttcgttggtcgaccacatatttttgataaagaacaaaattgaaattgtgtttccactacggagattatcgaacactcagggtaaagagagtaatgtaatacggcaccttggtaaaatgtttgagaattggaaccttttttgaatgcgcctagtaaaaatgttttccacttcactccagtttgtttctgaccatatttgcaatttacgtactgaaataaatcataatttagggtttaaccctaattgctctccagggagaaacagtccatgaaacagaaaatgcaaacttattctttgaaatggttttggtggccctgaaaagggccttttttataatgatacaagtgagttctaccttttcaacttccaaatccatacaaagtgcgtccctgccgcttcagagtatagacgacattcattgcggttttgcgcttggcgtgttcagtgtaggtcacggcatctcggatgacatttttctgcacaccatcagcattcgtagattaaattggagatgcattttacaccaccacgacgagccagacgccgaatttggtgattccctggattttatcacgaagaaccttgcgatgacgcttggtacgggaacgcaaacatgataccgctcattgtaccgtccggacgagcatgttgctcgtgtggtaagcgagcacccactgatacaaaacaagctcgtgtgacctgtatatataacattcccgtacgtaatgaaacgcttacatgctcctttttgacggctctgcgtgggatatgctggcaaattgcgcattttcctcgctgtttccgaaggattttctgaaaatccttgttttggtttatttatagtagtcgcagtaattccgaaatttaatacgaaatacgtgcacaaatttccgatcagatagtgcaaaactattgcgatttcgtccagtagaacggaagatactcgcatttcaaacctgggaaaatttctcaactgaaatttttgaaacgggaccccatattgaaacgttagaagtattctacttcaaaaatcgGTCGGTCTGTTTTGGTCATCATTCGTCGTTTGAACAGCATCACAGTGGTAGCTACTACTGTAGAGCAGCATTTTCGCGACATGGCCCGTACGAAACAGACCGCCCGCAAGTCCACCGGAGGGaaagctccccgcaagcagttggcaacgaaggctgcccgtaaaagtgccccagctacgggtggcgttaagaagccccatCGCTACCGACCAGGAACCGTCGCGCTACGAGAAATTCGTCGCTATCAGAAGTCGACAGAGCTACTAATCCGCAAGCTgcccttccagcgtctggttcgtgagatcgcgcaggacttcaaaaccgatctgcgcttccagagctcagccgtcatggcccttcaagaagccagcgaggcttacctggttggtttgttcgaggataccaatctgtgcgctatccatgccaagcgagtgaccatcatgccgaaagacatccaactggctcgccggatccgtggggagcgggcctaaatttggtgtgtgcccagaacgaaaaagatgggtgggtaatgtcagagacataaccggagtgaagtagaatacactttagaccggtaaattctgctctggaattagcaatttctatgcgattttgtcgtcttttgcacattcatagtttatttggagtatttttggaattatcaagttgacaatttgcaacattctttgaaaatattgttgaacttttatgaatgaaggcacgcaaacgagcgtttaaccgtcgtcctactaccagcatcagagaagtagcagatcagcatttttcgctacatgtcctgtaccaaacagaccgctcgtaagtccaccggcggaaaggctccccgcaagcagttggcaacagccccctggcaaccctatactatcatatggagtttgacagcgaccgacatatatggggcgttatagctataaagccccaaacaaataattatgttcggcactatgctcgatattcaagcattccgcacgacgttttgcatcttgtgggatgatttaatatcatatcattcaaaaaatcgacattttgtaactaaatacagcttctaatcattcggttcaaaatcaatgttttgctttcatggcagtgatgctggctgtacagagacgtcgtccttgacagggagctggttggcaacgaaggccgtgtaaaagtgccccagtcacggttggcgttaagaagcctcatcgctaccgaacagaaactgtcgccctgcgaaaaattcacagctatcagaaatcgagcgggcctaaattgtgacccaaaataaaccacaaaccaacaagttcttttcaggaccagccaattatattccagtaagatataaatgaaattttcattttccattgtattacaacctctttcctccctgCGGGGGcgcaggcagtttccattatagtggaaaatttaggtttgcgcgtttttcccaaaagttttatagctgtgctgttttcaaggaagttgtagttgaattcaaaataaaatagtttacttctattgtcagaggtggacgaaCGAAAAttgtctggctcgcttggaatcgaattgtacggaccaaccactactttcaaaatccattattttcagtaattgtacattctacagaattagtcacaactaacggagcacctatatcgaaacgttagatttttgtaaattgaatcattacactaaactgtctataaatcacaaataacttttgattttgtgccattctacgtgaaagcttgtgaacaataccgccGTTCATAAgcggctcacttaccatccaacactcttgacaagctgatgcttgtaataacaaaacttcaatttcattctttgtcgataaattgatggccctgaaaagggccttttgtttgggcagtgttcgaaatttacttggagctggtgtatatggtaacagttttggtgccatcgaagacggcgtgcttggccaactcttctgacagcagcaaacggacggcggtttaaattttgcgggagatgctgcaaacgaactgctgcatgctgatgctggaaacgaactgagcgtgagcaacagcatgttgagtttttatacctgactacagcacaatgtaagctcgtccttttttgtgttgtcctcaatatgtgttcgtcgtagctccacccctgcgttggtcgaccacatatttttgataaagaacaaaattgaaattgtgtttccaatacggaggttatcgaacacacagggtaaagagagtaatgtaatacggtaccttggtaaaatgtttgagaattgaaaccttttttgaatgcgcctagtaaacacgaaactgtaaacaaacacacaaataataactttttattttgtgtcattctacgtgaaatctacgatattgttcacaagtagctcacttgccatcgaacgctcttggcaagctactttcggatgcttgtaataacaaaatttcaattcaagGAAAGCctcccgcaagcagtaagcaacgaaggccgtgtaaagtgccccagtcacggttggcgttaggaagcctcatcactactgaacagaaactgtcgccctgcgagaaattcacagctatcagcaatcgagcaggcctaaattgtgacccaatataaaccacaaaccaacaagttcttttcaggaccagccaattatattccagtaagatataaatgaaattttcgttttccattgccttacaacctctttcctcccggcttgaattactatcaatcttgatgatgcagtgcggctgggcacaggcagtttccattatagtggaaaatttaggtttgcgcgtttttcccaaaagttttttagctgtgctgttttcaaggaagttgtagttgaattcaaaataaaatagtttacttctattgtcagaggtggaccttccaacgaaaactagtctggctcgcttggaatcgaattgtacggaccaaccactgctttcacaaaatccgttattttcagtaattgtacattctacagaattagtcacaactatttccaatcagcgcaaaaatcgaaggttttcattcaatacaacagcagattttcacgtttgaaaaaacaggcagcattctggccgaaaattttgaaacggagcacctatatcgaaacgttagaaaatgttcgatttttgtaaattgaatcattacactaaactgtctataaatcacaaataacttgattttgtgccattctacgtgaaagcttgtgaacaataccgtcgttcacaagtggctcacttaccatccaactaGGGACGTTGCGATATTTTCGATACTAGTACGGAATCGATACTTCTGTTTCCGATGCTCGATTTTTTGGTATCGATACTTCAATCACGATACTTTACTGATATCGATACAATCTTCACGATATCGAAAAGAATCGAAAGAACAAGTAGTTGGAAGTATTCGATTCGGAATTATGAACGAGTTTGGAATTATTTCCGAGTGAAATGTGATTACCTATTCAGGCTAAACCATtgcggaatcggttgttacatttgagTTGCTACAATAATTGGAGCAcacatttgatgaaaaaatcgattccgAACATTGCCCATTATTTGACAGTCCATGAGAATTTCTGATCAgccaaattatttattgttttgtcTTTTCTGACATTCGACATCTGACATAATCGTCGACTGgattcaacatcaaacgaatcagatcaataaaatatatttgtcgaacgggtttttctgttcgcaggagcagAGCAAAACGTTAACTGACAAAACCCACTACTGAATTTCCAAACAACGGTTTGCAAATTACCTAATTCAGGGAATTAAGCTACTGtaaaagcacagactaacagacataacactcgaaaacaatgcttcgtccgctttaacggtcattttaaatatatttgtagttgggactatgcccatatttgaaattatggcgccactgacctaTGAACAAGCAGATGgtggatagaccactagtgaaaaattgttcccaaacctgaggggtaacccatcagcaaatgagtgtttggcaaataagtggagctagtgttctgggaaaattgccggatcgatatttttgtgggaatttcctcatagtgttatgtctgttagtctgtggtaaaaATGCGGAATCGAATGGCGATACTTTCAAGTATCGATACTACGActacgattatatcgaaagtaTCAGTACTTGCATTCGATACCAGTATCGATTCTAAGAATCGATGTATTTTAATATCGAAACGTCCCtacatccaacgctcttgacaagctgatgcttgtaataacaaaacttcaatttcattctttgtcgataaattgatggccctgaaaagggccttttctttgggcagtgttcgaaatttacttggtgctggtgtatatggtaacagttttggtgccatcgaagaccaacttttctgacagcagcaaacggacggcggtttgaattttgcgggagatgctgcaaacgaactgctgcatgctgatgctggaaacgaactgagcgtgagcaacagcatgctgagtttttatacctgactacagcacaatgtaagctcgtccttttttgtgttgtcctcaatatgtgttcttcgaagctccaccccttcgttggtcgaccacatatttttgataaagaacaaaattgaaattgtgtttccaatacggagattatcgaacactcagggtaaagagagtaatgtaatacggcaccttggtaaaatgtttgagaattgaaaccttttttgaatgcgcctagtaaaaatgttttccacttcactccagtttgtttcaggttttatttgcaatttgcgtactgaaataaatcataatttagggtttaacccaaattgctctccagggagaaacagtccatgaaacagaaaatgcaaacttattctttgaaatgagtggtggccctgaaaagggccttttttataatgatacaagtgagttctaccatacaatgtgcgtccctgccgctacaaagtatagacgacattcattgagaTTTTGCACTTGGCGCGTTCAgtataggtcacggcatctcggatgacattttcctgcacaccatcagcattcgtagattaaatcggagatgcattttacatcaCCACGACgaaccagacgccgaatggcagatttggtgattccctggattttatcacgaagaaccttgcgatgacgcttggtacgggaacgcaaacatgataccgctcattgtaccgtccggacgagcatgttactcgtgtggtaagcgagcacccactgatacaaaacaagctcgcgtgacctgtatatataacattcccgtatgtaatgaaacgcttacatgctcctttttgacggctctgcgtgggatatgctggcaaattgcgcgttttcctcgctgtttccgaaagattttctgaaaatccttgttttggtttatttatagtagtcgctgtaattccgaaatttaatacgaaatacgtgcacaaatttccgatcagatagtgcaaaaatattgcgatttcgtccagtagaacggaagatactcgcatttcaaacctgggaaaatttctcaactgaaatttttgaaacgggaccccatattgaaacgttagaagtattctacttcaaaacacatacacacacagacattttccgatctcgacgaagtgagtcgaatggcatatgacattcggccctccgggccgggattagtttaacgatttttagagcgtttctatatgagaaaggcaaaaaataattcTTGAAAAACCATATATTGAATGtcaaatcaaacgtaaaactaaatcATTTTTAAGATCGTGTATGTCAGGGGCCTGAAGACGTAAATGTACATGATTTTTTCATAGTGTGTAGTTCTACTTCATATTGTTAAATCAGACAAAGAGCTGCACTTACGTATCTTACAGGTGTGCATTTACGAATGTTTTGAAAACAGTCCAAAAATTTAGCAGTCTACTTGGCTTGCAATCAGCTAACTCGCAacaaatttgcaatgaaaaagtGAAGCACTGGAGGCAGTATAAAACCCAAAATACTTCAGGTTGAAGAATGTGCAAGCCTACATGTTACATACCTTCTCGTCTAGAGATGATGTCTTATTCATGTTAATTTGAACGCCTTTTGTTTGCAACAAAATAGTTAAACCAGCAGCTCCCACCGCACGTTTGAAGATTTGACGCTAACAAACGTTACCGAACACAGCAACTGCCTAACTTACGAGCGGTCATTTCTTTGGGTACTTCCGTACGTCCACCGAAAAAAATCAGTCAGAAATTATTTTTACTTATCAGTGTGCCACCCTTCCATTGCATACAGCTGATCACTTCGTTCGGTTTCGGCGGTTCCCTCAGTGAGACTTACTTTCTTCTCGACCTGCGAAACTAGCTCACAGCTTGTACAATTCCGTACAACAGGCACACCCCCGCGGCCGCATCCGAACTTGAGAGAGCCAAAGCAACTTTATTCAAATCATTACTTAATCCATCGCATTTAATTGCACTCATCAACTTGTCGAATTGCTGGTGGTGCTTCTCTGCACACATATGTTCCTCAACACACATCTGATGTAATcagtaacaaaaaaaacaaacaatgtaAAACTTAATACACACCCATCGCAGACTAACTTGCAACGCCTAATAGGTTATTTCGCTTCCGTTGACCTGATTCGTTGCTGTTCACTgcgattttttgttgttgtggATGGCTCTTCTTCCGCTGGCGTTTGATTGAATTACTGCAACTCTAGTTGTACACTCACATATACATCACCAATAAAAAAGGCCTGACTATTAAGGCCTCGCGATCTCGGCATTTTTCGTGAGGGACTCTTTAATTTCAAGGGCCGCTGGTTCCGAAATGAGCAAAAGTTTCTAATCGAAGCAATGAATtgttcaaaatagattaaactTTTGGATATTACTACAATGGGGTTGCATGTTCGGTTTATAAATTAAATCGAAATGTATGGCGAAAGttgattttcattttaaaattgttaCTTAATTTTCATCAACAAAAGGTTGATCGTTTAAAATAGTTGTTAGACTTTCGTTAATTTGCTTTTGTAACAAAGATACTTTTTCGTCGATCCaggtaatgttttttttttcgaaactacATTACCCGATGGGCATGGTGACTGGTTTCcttaaaaaacaaaacataatttgATTTTGAATAGATTTTTAGGCTAAATAAACAGAAGAGGCTAAACTAGATTTCGTAATTGATTTGTTCATTTGCCAGGCATTCCAAACAATTGGTTGGTCTTAATTCCAATTTGATTTAAATTAGTCAAGCCGAACATAGAAAATATTAGTTGagattaatttaaatttagttagatatgccatgttactgaattttaaaatctctacaacgtggcgttttcagaatttttaaattcttctgAGTTACTGAGATATTGAAAAACACAATTATaacaagcgccaatttctcgagtgatctAGTTGTGCTATCTTGCGACAACATAAAACCAGACAACAATCCTAGCAAGCCAACAGCTGACATACGTAATTCttatgcagatcaaccataatCATTAGCTAGGCTTTTGTCTtaggagcaaaacttttcctaccatagtttaTTTCTGCGTATGGCTTGTGATTCTTTTTAATCTGAAATATTCTGTGCACATTATACCCAAGTAACCagtaagcattataacgtagcctaataactgctttagatccacatataaattaGCCCTTTAGAgctgtgaagccctaaatactgacataatgctggtattatgccagaaaaggcgaaatatagtgctattactgtgcagagattgacagctcgtttctgcagtactaatgctattatacagcaccagcgcacaaatgtcaaatttgaaagccttatattggcactactaatgctattaaataGCTTAAGCGGCTGTCagtgtccgccatggttttaaaacctttctcatgtttcctttcggtatgatgagcaaaagggttaaaaattaaaataaaatgttctgtttaacACCGTGATTGACTCTCTTCTAAtgaattgtaatgaatatccttaatgggttttcgttctgacataatatgaatgttttacgaaaaatttagtaagtctcgaactgaggtaccttgcctcgtccttcacggtaagtgcgctgcgtttgctccctggactatattgcatatgttcgattgaaattaaatatgccgaatataatcttcaagaagagttgcataataaataaacccacagcgttacaatagcattatgccggctttttatttgctctataatggcattaaatgcacttattaagcttacatgctttaaagatccttgaagcatgtacgcgttatatcagctttatatacgcatatagagcaagcgataatcctatatgtcggctttgcagttat carries:
- the LOC131689459 gene encoding histone H3 gives rise to the protein MARTKQTARKSTGGKAPRKQLATKAARKSAPATGGVKKPHRYRPGTVALREIRRYQKSTELLIRKLPFQRLVREIAQDFKTDLRFQSSAVMALQEASEAYLVGLFEDTNLCAIHAKRVTIMPKDIQLARRIRGERA